In the Mus pahari chromosome 19, PAHARI_EIJ_v1.1, whole genome shotgun sequence genome, one interval contains:
- the LOC110336906 gene encoding LOW QUALITY PROTEIN: zinc finger protein 235-like (The sequence of the model RefSeq protein was modified relative to this genomic sequence to represent the inferred CDS: inserted 3 bases in 2 codons; deleted 1 base in 1 codon), with product MTKKQEAVTFRDVAMVFSEEELRLLDAAQRKLYHDVMLENFRNLLAVGGQSPGKMNNLHTTGLRFLSLGRLPCWQVTSHGANKLAGAPEAVIPHLLERCHSSCHWGAEQLPQAFEDASCLEGLTNSHSSIIENQEFLSGRAQSSWGKTHLSKKRKHLKQCSKTLVKTEPQQLLPGVDMLSXISHHNNALHKRDTAHSSGGCGKVIFPVLPGIQHRVYPERKDYQCSKGQEAFIDRPNHELYQPVLVGKKSPVCSTHEDTRHSSSVPIQQSVHAGXKQYSCHKCGTGFSKNSDLQTPQRVHTREKPSHCSSCGKGFSQSSHLQIHRRVHTGEKPHKCEVCGRAFTKLSHLQAHKRIHTGEKPYKCGDCGKCFSCSSNLHTHQRVHTEEKPYKCDECGKRFSLSFNLHSHQRVHTGEKPYKCEECGKDFSSASSFQSHQRVHTGEKPFVCNVCGKGFSRSSYLQTHQRVHTGDKPCECSTCGKAFSQRSHLLVHPIIHTGEKPFKCEECGKEFTQSTGLSIHQRVHAGEKPYTCQQCGKGFSLASHFHTRQRVHTGEKPYICSICCKGFSQRSHLVYHQRVHGAGNRQMCSAI from the exons GAGGCCAGAGTCCAGGCAAGATGAATAATCTTCACACAACAGGACTGAGGTTTCTTTCACTGGGACGGCTTCCATGCTGGCAAGTGACAAGCCATGGTGCCAACAAACTGGCCGGAGCTCCAGAAGCCGTAATTCCTCACCTCCTGGAGCGATGCCACTCCTCCTGCCACTGGGGAGCAGAGCAGCTTCCCCAGGCCTTCGAGGATGCCAGCTGTCTGGAGGGTCTCACCAACAGCCATTCCAGCATTATTGAAAATCAGGAATTTCTGTCTGGGAGGGCTCAGAGTTCTTGGGGTAAGACACACCTTAGCAAGAAACGGAAGCATCTGAAGCAGTGTTCGAAGACTCTGGTGAAAACGGAGCCCCAGCAGTTGCTTCCGGGTGTTGACATGCTGTC CATTTCCCACCATAACAATGCACTGCATAAAAGAGACACAGCCCACAGCAGTGGTGGCTGTGGTAAAGTTATCTTTCCTGTGTTACCTGGCATCCAGCATCGTGTTTACCCAGAAAGGAAGGACTACCAATGCAGCAAGGGCCAAGAAGCCTTCATTGACAGACCCAATCATGAACTTTATCAGCCTGTCCTAGTAGGGAAAAAGTCC CCTGTGTGTAGTACACATGAGGACACAAGGCATAGCTCTAGTGTCCCCATTCAACAAAGTGTTCATGCAG AAAAGCAATACTCATGTCACAAGTGTGGCACGGGTTTCAGcaagaactcagatcttcagactCCCCAGAGAGTGCACACAAGGGAGAAGCCCTCCCACTGCAGTAGCTGTGGAAAAGGCTTTAGTCAGAGCTCACATCTCCAGATTCACC GCAGGGtgcacactggagagaagcctcaCAAGTGTGAGGTGTGTGGGAGGGCCTTTACAAAGTTGTCACACCTCCAGGCCCACAAGAgaattcacacaggagagaagccatatAAGTGTGGAGACTGTGGCAAATGCTTTAGCTGCAGCTCGAACCTTCACACCCACCAGAGAGTCCACACTGAGGAGAAACCGTACAAGTGTGACGAGTGTGGGAAGCGCTTCAGCCTGAGCTTCAACCTCCACAGCCATCAGCgggtccacacaggagagaagccatatAAATGTGAAGAGTGCGGGAAGGATTTCAGTTCAGCCTCAAGCTTCCAAAGCCACCAGCGGGtccatacaggagagaagccattTGTCTGCAATGTGTGTGGAAAGGGCTTCAGTCGGAGCTCCTATCTTCAGACTCATCAGAGAGTGCACACAGGGGACAAGCCCTGTGAATGCTCCacgtgtgggaaagccttcagccAGAGGTCCCATCTCCTAGTCCATCCGATAATTCACACCGGGGAGAAGCCGTTCAAGTGTGAGGAGTGTGGGAAGGAGTTTACGCAGAGCACAGGGCTTAGTATTCACCAGAGGGTCCAcgcaggagagaaaccctacacgTGTCAGCAGTGTGGGAAGGGCTTCAGTCTGGCCTCACACTTCCACACTCGCCAGAGGGTCCACACCGGGGAGAAACCCTACATCTGCAGCATCTGCTGTAAGGGCTTCAGCCAGAGATCACACCTGGTCTACCACCAGAGGGTCCACGGTGCCGGGAATCGCCAGATGTGTTCTGCCATCTGA